In Pyrus communis chromosome 8, drPyrComm1.1, whole genome shotgun sequence, one genomic interval encodes:
- the LOC137742625 gene encoding probable protein phosphatase 2C 25, protein MSCSVAVANSPMFSPPSSLFCNKSSMISPAPETLTLPPPPPSALSPSGLASCSSPSSPFRIRIPNPPSGLSCSGPGSPVTQLKRKRPAKLCIPVVSSGFGTGPPTLSTAGRREMMEEDREGYYYVCCKRGRREALEDRYSASLNLEGDSKQAIFGIFDGHGGAKAAEFAAENLSKNILDEVGRRGDDEIEEAIKHGYLNTDSDFLKEDFRGGSCSLTALIRNGNLVVSNAGDCRAVLSSGGAAEVLTSDHRPSREDEKARIENLGGYVDLCRGVWRIQGSLAVSRGIGDRHLKQYVIPEPETKVLRIKPEHEFIIMASDGLWDKVSNQEAVDVVRPSCLGTDGQTLVACKNLIELSTSRGSCDDISVMVVELRPYL, encoded by the exons ATGTCGTGCTCCGTCGCAGTTGCTAACTCGCCGATGTTTTCTCCGCCGTCGTCTCTGTTCTGCAACAAATCCTCCATGATATCTCCGGCCCCAGAAACCCTAACTttaccgccgccgccgccgtcgGCCTTATCACCGTCGGGATTGGCTTCGTGTTCGTCTCCGTCGTCGCCGTTTCGGATTCGGATCCCGAATCCGCCAAGCGGGTTGTCGTGTTCGGGTCCGGGGTCTCCAGTGACGCAGCTGAAGAGGAAGAGGCCGGCGAAGCTTTGTATTCCGGTGGTGTCCTCGGGATTTGGGACTGGTCCGCCGACGCTGTCGACGGCGGGTAGGAGAGAGATGATGGAGGAAGATAGAGAAGGTTACTACTACGTGTGTTGcaagagagggaggagagaggcTTTGGAGGATCGCTACTCAGCTAGTCTTAATCTTGAAGGTGATTCCAAACAG GCGATTTTCGGTATATTTGATGGGCATGGAGGTGCAAAAGCTGCTGAGTTTGCAGCAGAGAACTTGTCAAAGAACATTTTAGATGAAGTTGGGAGGAGGGgtgatgatgaaattgaggaggCAATTAAGCATGGTTATCTGAATACGGACTCTGATTTTCTTAAAGAGGATTTTCGTGGCGGATCATGCTCTTTGACGGCTTTGATCAGGAATGGTAACCTGGTTGTGTCCAATGCTGGCGATTGTCGTGCTGTCTTGAGCAGTGGAGGTGCTGCTGAGGTCCTCACATCTGATCATCGGCCATCAAGGGAAGACGAGAAAGCCAGAATTGAGAACTTG GGTGGATATGTCGATTTATGCCGTGGTGTTTGGAGAATTCAGGGGTCTCTAGCTGTATCCAGAGGAATCGGAGATAGGCACCTTAAACAATATGTAATTCCAGAGCCAGAGACCAAAGTACTCAGAATCAAACCCGAACACGAGTTCATAATCATGGCCTCAGATGGATTATGGGATAAG GTTAGCAACCAAGAAGCAGTGGATGTTGTTCGTCCTTCATGCTTAGGCACTGACGGGCAAACTTTGGTGGCTTGCAAAAATCTGATAGAACTATCTACATCACGCGGCTCTTGTGACGATATTAGCGTGATGGTAGTCGAATTGAGACCTTACTTATAA
- the LOC137741630 gene encoding asparagine synthetase [glutamine-hydrolyzing], producing MCGILAVLGCSDDSQAKRVRVLELSRRLKHRGPDWSGLYQHGDCFLAHQRLAIIDPASGDQPLYNEDKSIVVTVNGEIYNHEELRSRLPNHKFRTGSDCDVIAHLYEEYGENFVDMLDGMFSFVLLDTRDNSFIVARDAVGITSLYIGWSLDGSVWISSELKGLNDDCEHFESFPPGHLYSSKEGALKRWYNPTWFSETIPSGPYDPLVLRRAFEAAVIKRLMTDVPFGVLLSGGLDSSLVASITARHLAGTKAAKQWGAQLHSFCVGLEGSPDLKAAKEVADYLGTVHHEFHFTVQDGIDAIEDVIYHIETYDVTTIRASTPMFLMSRKIKSLGVKMVISGEGSDEIFGGYLYFHKAPNKEEFHRETCRKIKALHMYDCLRANKSTSAWGLEARVPFLDKDFINVAMDIDPEFKMIKKDQGRIEKWVLRKAFDDEEKPYLPKHILYRQKEQFSDGVGYSWIDGLKAHAELHVTDKMMLNAERIFPHNTPHTKEGYYYRMIFERFFPQNSARNTVPGGPSVACSTATAVAWDAEWSKNLDPSGRAILEVHQQAYDKQGAPVTSGIPEIIDNVPQMKASTVGLTIHS from the exons ATGTGTGGAATTCTTGCCGTTCTTGGTTGCTCCGATGACTCTCAGGCCAAGAGGGTCCGAGTTCTTGAGCTTTCTCGCAG attGAAGCACCGTGGACCTGATTGGAGCGGTCTATACCAGCATGGAGATTGTTTCTTGGCTCATCAGAGGCTGGCCATTATTGACCCTGCTTCTGGTGATCAACCTCTCTACAATGAGGACAAATCAATTGTTGTCACG GTTAATGGAGAGATTTACAACCATGAAGAACTGAGGAGCCGTCTGCCGAATCATAAGTTCCGAACCGGCAGTGATTGTGATGTCATTGCCCATCTG TATGAAGAGTATGGGGAGAATTTCGTGGATATGCTGGACGGCATGTTTTCGTTTGTGCTGCTGGATACCCGCGACAACAGCTTCATCGTTGCTCGTGATGCTGTCGGAATCACTTCCCTCTATATCGGCTGGAGTCTTGATG gCTCGGTTTGGATATCATCGGAACTGAAAGGGTTGAATGATGATTGCGAACACTTTGAGAGCTTTCCACCCGGTCATCTGTACTCAAGCAAAGAAGGTGCACTGAAGAGGTGGTACAATCCTACTTGGTTCTCGGAGACCATTCCGTCGGGGCCATATGATCCGCTTGTTCTGAGGCGCGCTTTTGAAGCT GCTGTGATCAAAAGGCTAATGACTGATGTGCCTTTCGGAGTTCTTCTCTCTGGTGGTCTGGATTCATCTTTGGTCGCCTCTATCACTGCTCGTCACTTGGCAGGCACGAAGGCGGCCAAGCAATGGGGAGCGCAGCTCCATTCCTTCTGTGTTGGACTCGAG GGCTCGCCCGATCTGAAGGCTGCAAAAGAAGTTGCAGACTATTTGGGGACCGTTCACCACGAGTTCCACTTTACTGTTCAG GATGGGATTGATGCTATCGAGGATGTTATCTACCACATTGAAACATATGATGTTACCACTATCCGAGCTAGTACTCCTATGTTTCTCATGTCACGTAAGATCAAGTCATTGGGGGTCAAGATGGTGATTTCTGGAGAGGGATCCGATGAGATTTTCGGTGGATACTTGTACTTCCACAAGGCACCCAACAAGGAAGAGTTTCACCGCGAAACTTGCAGAAAG ATTAAGGCATTGCACATGTATGATTGCCTCAGGGCAAACAAATCAACATCTGCTTGGGGATTAGAAGCTCGAGTCCCGTTCCTGGACAAAGATTTCATTAATGTTGCAATGGATATTGATCCCGAGTTTAAAATG ATCAAAAAGGACCAAGGAAGAATTGAGAAATGGGTCCTCCGGAAGGCATTCGATGATGAGGAGAAACCTTATCTGCCAAAG CACATTCTGTATAGGCAGAAAGAGCAGTTCAGTGATGGGGTCGGCTACAGTTGGATTGATGGCCTGAAAGCCCATGCCGAACTCCAT GTCACTGATAAAATGATGCTGAATGCTGAACGCATCTTCCCTCACAACACTCCTCATACAAAGGAAGGCTACTACTATCGAATGATTTTCGAGAGGTTCTTCCCACAG AACTCAGCCAGGAACACGGTGCCTGGAGGACCGAGTGTGGCCTGCAGCACAGCCACAGCTGTGGCATGGGATGCCGAATGGTCCAAAAATCTTGACCCGTCTGGTAGGGCTATACTTGAAGTGCACCAACAAGCTTATGACAAGCAGGGTGCACCGGTGACTAGCGGCATTCCAGAGATCATCGACAATGTACCTCAGATGAAAGCGAGCACCGTGGGGCTCACAATCCACAGCTAG